One window of the Oncorhynchus mykiss isolate Arlee chromosome 5, USDA_OmykA_1.1, whole genome shotgun sequence genome contains the following:
- the LOC110523880 gene encoding solute carrier family 25 member 46 produces the protein MTSRRPDNFDGLGYRGREDTAFSGGYSGRSFNNSSSVDLQNWVTTPPDIPGSRNLHFDDRTPPFEAAPAAPGAQDTLPTAPPSEQLNRFAGFGIGLASLFTENVLAHPCIVFRRQCQVNYHARCYHLSPLTAVSVMYNVTKSQGPKALWKGMGSTFVVQGVTLGTEGIISECTPLPRELSHKWNPKQVIGHLVLKGLTYVVAMPFYSASLIETVQSEIIRDNPGILDCVKEGVGRVMGMGIPHSKRLLPLWGLMLPTVLHGVLHYVVSSTVQKLVLFLLRRRSPAKQPVDGSETVQTMLDAYFPELMASFVASLCADVLLYPLETVMHRLHIQGTRTIIDNTDLGFEVLPINTQYEGIRDCVNVIRREEGALGFYKGFGSIVVQYSLHAAVLQITKVIYSTLLKNA, from the exons ATGACTTCTCGGCGTCCGGACAATTTCGATGGCTTAGGTTACAGGGGTAGGGAGGATACGGCTTTCAGTGGGGGTTACAGTGGAAGGTCATTTAATAATTCCTCTAGTGTTGACCTACAGAATTGGGTAACAACACCGCCAGATATTCCAGGTAGCCGAAATTTGCATTTTGATGACCGCACGCCCCCATTTGAGGCGGCCCCTGCAGCGCCTGGTGCTCAAGATACCCTGCCCACGGCTCCTCCATCCG AGCAGTTGAACAGATTTGCTGGATTTGGTATCGGGCTTGCAAG TCTCTTTACTGAAAATGTCCTGGCTCACCCTTGCATTGTGTTCCGTCGTCAGTGCCAG GTCAATTATCATGCCAGGTGCTACCATCTGTCCCCATTGACTGCTGTTAGTGTGATGTATAATGTCACCAAGAGTCAG GGTCCTAAGGCCTTATGGAAAGGAATGGGCAGCACCTTTGTGGTACAAGGAGTCACATTGGGCACAGAAGGCATCATTAGTGAATGTACTCCACTACCACG GGAACTCTCCCACAAATGGAACCCAAAGCAAGTTATTGGGCATTTGGTTCTGAAAGG TTTGACCTATGTGGTTGCCATGCCATTTTACTCAGCTAGTCTCATTGAAACTGTGCAG AGTGAGATCATCCGGGACAACCCTGGCATCCTGGACTGTGTGAAGGAGGGTGTGGGCCGGGTCATGGGCATGGGCATCCCCCACAGCAAGCGCCTGCTGCCCCTGTGGGGCCTCATGCTCCCCACCGTGCTCCACGGGGTCCTCCACTATGTGGTGAGCTCCACCGTGCAGAAGCTAGTGCTCTTCCTCCTGCGCCGGAGGAGCCCGGCCAAACAGCCCGTGGATGGCTCGGAGACCGTCCAGACCATGCTGGACGCCTACTTCCCTGAACTCATGGCCAGTTTCGTGGCCAGTCTGTGTGCCGACGTCCTCCTCTATCCGCTGGAGACGGTGATGCACAGGCTCCACATCCAGGGCACGCGCACCATCATCGACAACACGGACCTGGGCTTTGAGGTCCTGCCCATCAACACGCAGTATGAGGGTATCAGGGACTGTGTGAATGTGATCCGGCGAGAGGAGGGAGCCCTGGGATTCTACAAAGGCTTTGGCTCCATCGTGGTGCAGTACTCGCTACACGCCGCCGTGCTGCAGATCACCAAGGTGATCTATTCCACCTTGCTGAAAAACGCTTAA